The nucleotide window GCGATGGCGAGACGTCGATTTGCGGTTACCATGGGTTTTCCTCGTTGGCACAGCGCGGTGCACGAGCACCCAAGCTGCGCGAAAGACCCCCGGAGATGCCCTCGGAGATCCGATGACCGCAGACCAGACCACGTCGCGGGAGCCGTTTCGGAAGGACTCGAGGTTTCCCCGGCCCGACCCCTGGCTCACCGCTGCCCTTCCCTTGCTCGCCGCCGGTCTGCCGGGTCCGGCCCTCGATCTGGCCTGCGGACGGGGGCAAAACGCCCTTTGCGTTGCGGCCCTCGGCGTGGAGACCGTGGGCATGGATGCCTCGGCCGAAGCACTGGAGGCCGCCCGGCTCGAAGCCCGCCGCCGGAACCTGGCCTCCTCGTTCGTCCGCGCCGACGCCGAAGAACCGGCCACATTTTCCCGCGCCGCCGGGTGGGGAGCGGTGCTCGTCTTCCACTTCCTCCACCGCCCCCTGTTTCGTCCCCTGGAGGACTGCCTGGCTCCCGGGGGCCTGTTGATCTGCAAGACCCACCTGGACCACCCCCTCCGGGGTCCCCTCGCCCGACCCCGGCGCGCTGCGTTTGTCTTGCGGCCCGGCGAGCTTCTGGGAGCCTTCCCCCGCCTGTTTCCCCTGGCTTACCGGGAGTGGGCCTGGGGAGGAGAGGCCTACGCCGCCCTCCTGGCCCGCCGCCCCTACTCCCGGTAGGCTACCACCCGAACCATCCCGATGGTTGCGCCCTTGTCGTCGGTCACCGGCATGTCGCTCACCCCCACCAGGGCCGCCTGGGGCCGGGCGGCAAAGAACCCGTTCACCTCGGCGTCGAGGCGCTCGAGCTCCTTGTGTACGTGGAACACCTGCATGTCGGTCCCGAAGGTCTTGACCTTGTGCACGGCACACCTCCTCGTTTCTCAGTCCACCCCCTCGACACTGCGCACCCCGGGCACCGCCGACTTCAAGGCGGCCTCGATGCCGCGCTTGAGCGTCATCTGACTCATGGGGCAGCCGCGGCAGGCTCCCTTCAGGCGCACTTTCACGACCCCGTCGGCCGTCACGTCCACGAGCTCGGCGTCACCGCCGTCGGCCTGGAGGTTGGGGCGGATCTTGTCCAATGCGGTCTGTACTTGGTCCTTCATTGTGCGCTCCTTCCGTAGGAATTCTGGCGAAGTTAATGCTCCAAACTGTAGCCGCGCGCGAGGGGACTGTCAAACTCCGTCCCTCCACCCGTCCCTGCGGCCACCCGCACGGGAGACCTTCCCGTGGCGGACATCGTCTCTGCTTGCGCTCCCTTCTCGGCGTGCTACCGTGACTCGCTCTTGTCGTCCGGTAGAGTGAGCGGCCCACGTCCGCCACCTCTCTTGGGGGCTAGCTCGGGGAGCGAAGCCGTGCGCCGCATCGACCGAAGCGGGCAATGCTCCTGAAACGGGTGACGCTCGGCGCACCGGGTCCGCCGGACAAGCCACTTCGAATCGTCGCAGAGCGTACGGCGCAGCGGAGGGTTTCCCCCAACCCGCTCCCCCCCCTGGCGGTGGATCCAGGTCGGGACGCCCGCTTGACAATGATAACCATTCCAGTTATCGTTCGCCCCCGTTGCAGGCCGGCTCACCTTCACCCCTTTCCGAGGAGGATCCCATGTCGAAGACCCTAGAGAACTTGAAGGCCGCCTTCGCCGGCGAGTCCCAGGCCAACCGCCGCTACCTGGCTTTCGCCAAGAAGGCCGCCGAAGACGGCCACCCCCAGGTGGCCAAGCTGTTCCGGGCCGCCGCCGCCGCGGAGACGGTGCACGCCCACAACCACCTGCGGGCCATGGGCGGAATCAAGGGCACCGCCGAGAACCTGGACGAGGCCATCTCGGGCGAGAGCCACGAGGTGCTCGACATGTACCCGGGCATGATCCGCGACGCCCAGGCCGAGGGAGACAAGAGGGCGCTTTCCAGCTTCCAGTGGGCCTGGGAAGTGGAGAAGACCCACGAGGCGCTCTACCGGAAGGCCAAGCAGAACCTGGGCAAGGCCGGGGAGACCTTCGACTACTACGTGTGCCAGGTCTGCGGGCACACCCACGAGAAGGAAGCCCCCGAGAAGTGCCCGGTGTGCGGGGCGGGCAAGGCCAAGTTCGAGAAGGTCGCCTGAGGTTTTCGTACTCCAGGTCGAAGCTCGAGAAGGCGCCCCCAGGGGCGCCTTCTCTCGTCCGGCAAGCCACGAAAGCTCCAGTGTGCCTCGCTGACGCCTTGCTCCTCGCGCATGCTCTCTGCCCAGGTCTACCCCACCTTCAACCGCTTCTACGCCAAGGTCTTCCTGGTGGAAGCGCTCACCTCAAGGCCCGCCTCGGCGCGTGGGCGGCAGATGTCTTGATGGCGGGCTATTCGCTCTCGGCGGGAGGACGAGCGGGTGGGGGCGTCTCGCTCAGGAGCCGACGCCGGAACTTCCGGCAGAGCGGGAGCAGGAACACCTCCTTGACCTGGAGGGGCGTGTCGCGCGCGCGGTCCATCCGACCCCGTCCGGTGGTGCGTCCCACGTGGACCCAGTTGGCGGCCTTGTAGCAGGTACCCGAGAAGCGGGCCGAATCCACCAGGGTTTCCGCGAGTACGGGACGAACCCCGAAGGCGGCTTCCCAGTCGCCGGGCAGGCTTCGGGCTACCTGCGCCAGGACCGAGCTCGCCAGGTATCGGACCCGAACCCAGGGGAGGATGAGGAACCGGCTGTTGTTCACGATCCTCTGGAGGTTTCTCTCGCGGGCGCGGTCATCCCAGCCGATCCAGGAGTCTCGGCTCTCCATGCGCCAGGCGGGGCTCGAGAACTGGAGGCAGCCCACTACCTGGGGCTCGGGCCGCTCGATTCGAACCAAGTACCGCAGGTAGGCGCCGAAGGGGACCTTGAAGCCCAGGTAGTGATAACGACCCACGAGCTCGCGGAAGAGGAGCCGCTGTTCCTTGGTGGCCACCCGGTCGAGCACGACGGGCGCCACGTCGCTCAGGCTGCCCTCCAAGACAGGGCCGGCTTCGCC belongs to Thermodesulfobacteriota bacterium and includes:
- a CDS encoding methyltransferase domain-containing protein; the protein is MTADQTTSREPFRKDSRFPRPDPWLTAALPLLAAGLPGPALDLACGRGQNALCVAALGVETVGMDASAEALEAARLEARRRNLASSFVRADAEEPATFSRAAGWGAVLVFHFLHRPLFRPLEDCLAPGGLLICKTHLDHPLRGPLARPRRAAFVLRPGELLGAFPRLFPLAYREWAWGGEAYAALLARRPYSR
- a CDS encoding NifU family protein; its protein translation is MKDQVQTALDKIRPNLQADGGDAELVDVTADGVVKVRLKGACRGCPMSQMTLKRGIEAALKSAVPGVRSVEGVD
- a CDS encoding rubrerythrin family protein, giving the protein MSKTLENLKAAFAGESQANRRYLAFAKKAAEDGHPQVAKLFRAAAAAETVHAHNHLRAMGGIKGTAENLDEAISGESHEVLDMYPGMIRDAQAEGDKRALSSFQWAWEVEKTHEALYRKAKQNLGKAGETFDYYVCQVCGHTHEKEAPEKCPVCGAGKAKFEKVA
- a CDS encoding DUF4338 domain-containing protein → MSSPRSPAAFTCLGRTFSPEEIALVQEVVETCSALSQTELARTLAELLEWRRPSGGLKDWECRTLLLRLQERGLLTLPEAQVTRPRGSHTGIPRTEKGEAGPVLEGSLSDVAPVVLDRVATKEQRLLFRELVGRYHYLGFKVPFGAYLRYLVRIERPEPQVVGCLQFSSPAWRMESRDSWIGWDDRARERNLQRIVNNSRFLILPWVRVRYLASSVLAQVARSLPGDWEAAFGVRPVLAETLVDSARFSGTCYKAANWVHVGRTTGRGRMDRARDTPLQVKEVFLLPLCRKFRRRLLSETPPPARPPAESE